Proteins from one Acomys russatus chromosome 12, mAcoRus1.1, whole genome shotgun sequence genomic window:
- the LOC127196159 gene encoding LOW QUALITY PROTEIN: ubiquitin-like protein FUBI (The sequence of the model RefSeq protein was modified relative to this genomic sequence to represent the inferred CDS: inserted 1 base in 1 codon) produces MQLFVRAQELHTLEVTGQETVAQIKAHVASLEGIAPEEQVMLLAGSPLEDEATLGQCGVEALTTLEVAGRMLGGKVHGSLARAGKMRGQTPKVAKQEKKKKKTGRAKRRMQYNQRXVPTFGKKKGPNANS; encoded by the exons ATGCAGCTCTTTGTCCGCGCCCAGGAACTACACACCCTCGAGGTGACCGGCCAGGAGACGGTCGCCCAGATCAAAGCTCATGTGGCCTCACTGGAAGGCATTGCCCCCGAAGAGCAAGTCATGCTTCTGGCAGGCTCGCCGCTGGAGGATGAGGCCACCCTAGGCCAGTGTGGTGTAGAGGCCCTGACCACTCTGGAAGTGGCTGGCCGCATGCTGGGAGGTAAAGTCCATGGTTCCCTGGCTCGTGCTGGAAAAATGAGAGGTCAAACTCCCAAGGTGGCcaaacaggagaagaagaagaagaa GACAGGCCGGGCCAAGCGGCGAATGCAGTACAACCAAA TCGTGCCCACCTTTGGCAAGAAGAAGGGCCCCAATGCTAATTCCTAA